AGGTGGCAGCGGCAACGCAGGAAGCTTCCGCCTCATCAGAACAGGTGTCATCAGCCGCGGAAGAACAGGTTGGCCACGCCCAGCAGGTGGCAGAAACCGCTTCAAAGATGTCTGAAACCATTTCAATACTCTCTTCCCAGATGGAAAAATTCAAAATTTAAAAACTTGTTTTATTACTCCTGATTAAAACACACCAAATCCTTGTTTTGTTTTTATTGAAATGGTTTGTTTCTGTCGTGGTAGGCGCGCCTTTTAAGGCGCGGCAGTAGATTGATTTTTACTTCCATCCCTCTGTCCCTCTGTGCATCCGTCCATCCGGTTTACAGGGTTTGGGTATGTTTTTTCAGCACGCGCCGCAAATTGGTAATCTTGCATCCAAACAAACTTGAATTCAACAGGTAGGTTAATTCATTGGCAAACGGGAACCCGCGGTATATGCGTGTATGCCGGCGCAGCATTAAACGCTTCTGCCGCATACATACTGTACTTGCGCGGCGCATACTGAAAAAACACACCCAACCCCTGTTGTGTAACCTGCGATAACTTACACGAATTTTGTTTTTATGTTTGTCTTTACTTCCGTCCCTCTGTGCATTCGTCCCTCCGGCTTACAGGGCTTGGGTTTATTTCCTTGTTGAAAACTCACACCCGCAGTAATTCTGTCTGTAAAGCCCGAACTCTTTGGACATCATGATGGATTTTTTAAAGCCATCTTTCTTTTTAAAATCAGATTCGTAATATTTAACGCCATGTTTTGCGGCCGCATCCTGTCCAAGCTTGTTTATCAGCGCCGCATCTTTATGGGGCGAAATAGTAAGGGTAGACGCGAAAATTTCAAGCCCAAGTTCCCTGCATTTTCGTGCGGCTTCCATAAGCCGTATTTTAAAGCATATATCGCAGCGTTTTCCCCCTTCGGGTTCGTTTTCAAACCCTTTTACCGCTTCAAAAAACCTGTCCGGGTCATAAGGCACTTCTTTTATATCTTCAATGGCCATTTTTTCCGCAAGCTGAGCCATGGCGCCGCGGCGTTTGTCATACTCCTCCTGCGGGTGTATGCAGGGGTTGTAAAAATATGTAACAACTTCGTATCCGGCTTCGCGCAGCGCAAGTGTACTGTAAGTGGCATCCGGCGCGCAGCAGACAAGCAGCAGTATTTTCATCCTTTAATTCTCCTTATCATATAATATGGTTATGTTATCACAAAATAACGGAGGGTATAAGATAAAAAAATCCTGACAAAATTTTATATGTGTGTAATTTTGTCAGATAAAGCAATCAGGACTGATAAAGCGCAGGCGGCAGTGATAAGAGCGGGAAATGTATTTGAATATTTCATTATTTTTTCTTGTATTCCTCCGTGAATATGTTAAATTATCAATACAGAATAAAAAAATTCGTGTAAAGGAGAGTGTCGCGCGGTAAATGGAAAAACCCCCCGGTAATATACAAACTGTAGTTAAACCGCAGTTTTTCACATTCGGCGCGCCTCCCAACGAACTTATCCTTGAAAGCGGGCAGAAACTTGGCCCTGTAACCCTTTCCTATGAAGCATACGGTGAACTTAATAAAGATAAGACAAATGCTATTTTAATCCTGCACGCGCTGTCCGGTGACGCGCACGTGGCAGGCTATCTTGAAGGGC
This Candidatus Goldiibacteriota bacterium DNA region includes the following protein-coding sequences:
- a CDS encoding epoxyqueuosine reductase QueH, with the protein product MKILLLVCCAPDATYSTLALREAGYEVVTYFYNPCIHPQEEYDKRRGAMAQLAEKMAIEDIKEVPYDPDRFFEAVKGFENEPEGGKRCDICFKIRLMEAARKCRELGLEIFASTLTISPHKDAALINKLGQDAAAKHGVKYYESDFKKKDGFKKSIMMSKEFGLYRQNYCGCEFSTRK